The Trichoderma atroviride chromosome 5, complete sequence genome contains a region encoding:
- a CDS encoding uncharacterized protein (EggNog:ENOG41), whose translation MFERGNGKGPSPPESVVSGAGAEDKVRPEATVVAQHQPQNKAKKPKKTPTAVKRDTRAPPPTPPPAARTRRDPMAETAPGGDGKSMSAAAEVSGGQRIDQRGGSLGSQTQKQQRLSNDDGNGQSQQKHQQQLTTTKSKENKAVAPPQRPMTPEAATTHPSTSTATPAPLPQHKSKPTSSHPRSEATTSPPRAIHPSTPPPLKPLMSRTVAEVVSPQPTRVTKTPLSPMASPHLTLNPSIHVALASPSPDPPKKRHDVLVVKRPPTPPKPRGQGHKRTDSGDEPKLRGRSYSHHLDAAAANQSRASIASAVRSGQSVSPQHSGSSRPSSMFLSRRHSMASTASPGHTQLDNLTDAIMAGSLASSRLTPHHTGSKLVPPPVPKRQKSPRMLHTLRNPHQVSDDEEDSHKKGHRALLRKGKHAHHEGSRKKWREEIRPRERKRYEALWASNRGILLTDTRLMSPATSISSDLDRDVSQCVANVVVREVWRRSRLPLDELAEIYDLVDRSRMGMLSRAEFVVGTWLVDQRLKGRKVPARVTDSVWGSANGVTVKGPNGK comes from the coding sequence ATGTTTGAGCGCGGGAATGGAAAGGGGCCGTCGCCGCCAGAGTCGGTCGTCagcggtgctggagctgaagaCAAGGTCAGGCCGGAAGCGACGGTCGTGGCACAGCATCAGCCgcagaacaaggccaagaagccaaagaagacgccgacgGCGGTCAAGCGAGATACGCgggcgccgccgccgacgcctCCTCCCGCTGCCAGGACGCGCCGAGACCCGATGGCTGAGACAGCTCCGGGAGGGGACGGAAAGTCaatgtcggcggcggcggaggtgtCGGGTGGGCAGCGGATTGATCAGCGAGGGGGGAGCTTGGGGTCGCAGACGCAGAAACAACAACGGCTGTCCAATGATGATGGTAATGGTCAATCCCAGCAGAaacatcagcagcagcttacAACGACCAAATCgaaagagaacaaggctGTCGCTCCGCCTCAAAGGCCCATGACTCCAGAAGCTGCTACAACGCatccatcaacatcaacagcaacaccagcTCCTTTGCCGCAGCATAAATCCAAGCCCACGAGCTCGCATCCACGATCAGAAGCTACGACGTCACCGCCGCGAGCGATCCATCCTTCTACGCCCCCGCCTCTCAAACCTCTGATGAGCAGGACTGTCGCCGAGGTCGTGTCCCCGCAGCCGACGCGGGTGACCAAGACTCCGTTGAGTCCCATGGCCTCTCCGCACTTGACGCTGAACCCATCTATACATGTTGCTCTGGCATCACCTTCGCCGGATCCGCCAAAGAAGCGTCACGATGTTTTGGTAGTGAAGCGACCTCCTACGCCGCCGAAGCCGAGAGGGCAAGGCCATAAACGTACAGACAGTGGGGATGAGCCTAAGCTACGAGGCAGGTCTTATAGCCATCATTTggatgcggcggcggcgaatcAGTCGCGGGCTTCTATAGCTTCTGCAGTGCGGTCGGGGCAGTCTGTGTCTCCCCAGCATTCAGGGTCCTCGCGCCCGTCTTCCATGTTCCTTTCTAGGAGACACTCTATGGCGAGCACTGCGTCGCCCGGCCATACGCAGCTGGATAATCTTACcgatgccatcatggccgGGTCGCTCGCCTCGTCCCGCTTGACGCCGCACCATACCGGTTCGAAGCTGGTTCCTCCTCCGGTGCCGAAACGCCAAAAGTCGCCTCGGATGCTGCATACGCTACGAAATCCTCACCAGGTATCtgacgatgaggaggattCTCACAAGAAGGGGCATCGGGCTCTGCTGAGAAAAGGCAAGCACGCGCACCATGAAGGATCGCGGAAGAAGTGGCGGGAGGAGATCCGACCGCGAGAGAGGAAGCGCTACGAGGCGCTGTGGGCGTCGAACCGCGGCATCTTGCTGACGGACACGCGGCTGATGAGCCCCGCCACGAGCATCAGCAGCGATCTGGACAGAGACGTCTCGCAGTGCGTGGCAAACGTGGTGGTGAGGGAGGTGTGGAGGCGCTcgaggctgccgctggatgagctggccGAGATATACGACCTGGTGGACCGGAGCAGGATGGGGATGCTGAGCAGGGCCGAGTTTGTGGTTGGGACGTGGCTGGTTGATCAGAGGCTCAAGGGGCGCAAAGTGCCTGCGCGGGTGACGGATAGTGTCTGGGGGAGCGCGAATGGGGTGACTGTGAAGGGGCCGAATGGGAAGTGA
- a CDS encoding uncharacterized protein (EggNog:ENOG41~SECRETED:SignalP(1-17)) — MQFSIAAIIPFLASANAIISGIAVPETIKPGSPFQLTIETANYIQAVSDVAIAIGYQPGDGYPDCLGTVLGSFYLGPKNSNILTNITETITLPASIAQGDGIISATVYSLYGVSQMPTLVNHNVTITVGSETSKTLKSSSN, encoded by the exons ATGCAattctccatcgccgccatcatcccCTTCCTGGCCTccgccaacgccatcatcagcGGCATCGCCGTCCCCGAAACCATCAAGCCCGGCTCGCCCTTCCAACTCACCATCGAGACCGCAAACTACATCCAGGCCGTCAGCGacgttgccattgccattggctACCAGCCGGGCGACGGCTATCCTGACTGTCTCGGCACAGTCCTCGGCTCATTCTACCTCGGACCCA AAAACTCAAACATCCTCACCAACATCACCGAAACCATCACCCTCCCCGCCAGCATCGCCCAAGGCGACGGCATCATCTCCGCCACCGTCTACAGCCTCTACGGCGTATCTCAGATGCCCACCCTCGTCAACCACAACGTCACCATTACCGTCGGCAGCGAGACCTCCAAGACGCTCAAGTCCAGCTCCAATTAA
- a CDS encoding uncharacterized protein (EggNog:ENOG41~TransMembrane:3 (o29-47i89-107o119-138i)) produces the protein MSKAVDDLTESRRLQKEMQEFAKEDKVKWTLTHSFYAGMGGFVIRIIPKERFFYRLSAKQVHGLRYTNQIRSLPDITAEELKDRSKSDVLGKAVAIGQILWTIVQVIARAVQKLPVSPLEVAVVAFAVCAVFTYGIYWEKPQRVLTPIDILDQMRYDDKKRVLKDILKERPSWEQAADFVYRKLRLTLKKNFPLQFLGHVQNIAGGRVTL, from the coding sequence ATGTCCAAAGCGGTTGATGATCTAACTGAGTCACGTCGGTTACAGAAAGAAATGCAAGAgtttgccaaagaagataAAGTCAAATGGACGTTGACTCATAGCTTTTATGCTGGGATGGGGGGCTTCGTCATACGGATAATACCGAAAGAAAGATTTTTTTACCGTCTTTCTGCTAAGCAGGTTCATGGACTTCGATACACAAATCAGATCAGATCACTTCCCGACATCACGGCTGAAGAGCTTAAAGACAGATCGAAAAGTGATGTACTTGGCAAAGCCGTCGCGATTGGGCAAATACTCTGGACGATTGTGCAAGTTATAGCTCGGGCTGTTCAGAAACTACCTGTTTCTCCGCTAGAGGTCGCCGTGGTGGCTTTTGCAGTTTGTGCCGTCTTTACGTATGGCATATACTGGGAAAAGCCACAGCGCGTCCTGACGCCCATCGATATCCTTGATCAAATGCGCTACGATGACAAAAAGAGAGTGCTAAAAGACATTCTGAAAGAAAGACCTTCGTGGGAGCAAGCAGCTGACTTCGTGTATCGAAAATTGCGCTTGACCTTGAAAAAGAACTTCCCGCTCCAGTTTTTGGGCCACGTCCAGAATATAGCTGGCGGGAGGGTTACACTATAA
- a CDS encoding uncharacterized protein (EggNog:ENOG41): MKLNLDLQDAHQGPYLAQDRVRALFEIRGPTFHKSPRISVKFVGTMVVSFPTHVNGASPGQFTTVLFEESRKIEYRDLQWDEDEASGESIYTTPIDFQFPAEANCYCARPQKCQLPPSMDIVEPEMSVKVTYGIVVSVGRCILGPMTKVKSVAVEIPFSCTPTITSLPRSSCVLSVAMNEKSGRRYAHQRNAIMDQEHADGSCPSYSPKYSPSIKVEVLLPQPAVLIRGQPTPVRVIIHTPPDVLESGVYLRSVTMDLKSTVMTSVGMLPRTATQRRHGCSMAGAVKIDSEVFELDSGAWGNFFVMNTKPTTQSCIVRLDHAMEIVTGISIGLGSDVKYAVATFDTIVMDPPPAYEVGDAIRLQA, from the exons ATGAAGCTGAATCTCGATCTGCAAGATGCCCACCAGGGGCCGTATCTTGCGCAAGACCGCGTAAGGGCCTTGTTCGAAATCCGCGGTCCTACCTTTCACAAATCGCCGCGCATCTCGGTCAAATTCGTCGGCACCATGGTCGTCTCGTTTCCCACGCATGTTAACGGGGCCAGTCCGGGACAGTTTACAACAGTG CTGTTTGAAGAATCGAGAAAAATCGAATACAGAGACTTGCAGTgggacgaagacgaagccTCTGGCGAATCCATCTACACCACCCCCATCGACTTCCAGTTCCCCGCCGAGGCCAACTGCTACTGCGCCAGGCCGCAGAAATGCCAACTCCCGCCGTCAATGGACATTGTCGAGCCGGAAATGAGCGTCAAGGTGACGTACGGAATCGTCGTCTCCGTGGGCCGCTGCATTCTCGGCCCAATGACAAAAGTCAAGAGCGTGGCGGTCGAGATTCCCTTTAGCTGCACCCCGACCATCACGTCGCTGCCCAGATCGTCGTGCGTCTTGTCCGTGGCGATGAATGAAAAGTCTGGCCGGCGATATGCGCACCAACGAAACGCAATCATGGACCAGGAGCACGCCGACGGCTCGTGTCCGTCATATAGCCCGAAATACTCGCCCTCTATCAAAGTCGAGGTCCTGCTCCCTCAGCCGGCGGTTCTCATTCGCGGCCAGCCAACTCCCGTGCGAGTCATCATCCACACACCTCCAGACGTGCTCGAGTCCGGCGTCTATCTGCGGAGCGTGACCATGGACCTAAAGTCCACCGTCATGACCTCTGTCGGCATGCTGCCGCGGACAGCCACCCAGAGACGGCACGGCTGCAGCATGGCCGGCGCGGTCAAGATTGACAGCGAAGTCTTTGAGCTGGACTCGGGCGCGTGGGGCAACTTCTTTGTCATGAACACGAAGCCGACGACGCAGTCTTGCATCGTGAGGCTGGACCATGCGATGGAGATTGTGACGGGCATTTCGATTGGGCTGGGCAGCGACGTCAAGTATGCGGTGGCGACGTTTGATACGATTGTCATGGATCCGCCGCCGGCGTATGAAGTTGGAGATGCGATACGGTTGCAGGCATGA
- a CDS encoding uncharacterized protein (EggNog:ENOG41) codes for MFIMASSKRTQSPDMDAISDEVIPGMTTSEIRQARRKIQNRVNQRAFRSRVREKKAADGSIAHPFRIHRWRVDDGHDDMPAIKPKQDPKETNNKSALSNQLVLRDHPPQAEEPPNDEAHPHRALASVSATAADRRSSPWTNLRYCLLSEHLLHLIHFNVLRGLSYNKKVLRPSAFLECSRTHAPTITLRRILPHMPDERILTALRFPENLAPTSLQLSHPHSSWIDVFPFPEMRDNLIRYEGYFSHAEFLTDLLGNLISCMDGACDLPRKWTNALPGSKNGDDAPDRRGVDSVGGSRIRGRAGR; via the exons ATGTTTATAATGGCTTCAAGTAAAAGGACGCAGTCTCCCGATATGGATGCGATATCCGACGAAGTCATACCTGGCATGACAACCAGCGAGATCCGCCAAGCCCGTAGAAAGATTCAAAACAGGGTGAATCAGAGAGCTTTTC GATCGAGGGTcagggaaaagaaggcggccGATGGCAGCATAGCGCATCCTTTCAGAATCCATCGCTGGCGGGTCGATGATGGACATGACGATATGCCAGCAATCAAACCCAAACAAGACCCCAAAGAAACCAATAACAAGTCCGCTCTGTCCAATCAGCTGGTTCTCAGGGATCATCCACCACAGGCGGAAGAGCCGCCCAACGATGAAGCCCATCCGCATCGTGCATTAGCTTCCGTATCAGCAACAGCCGCAGACAGGCGTTCCTCTCCCTGGACTAACCTGCGTTACTGCCTGCTCTCGgagcatctcctccatctcatccactTCAACGTGCTCCGGGGCCTCTCGTACAATAAAAAGGTGCTCAGGCCAAGTGCCTTTCTCGAGTGCAGCCGCACACATGCGCCAACAATCACTCTGAGACGCATCCTCCCGCATATGCCAGACGAAAGGATCCTCACGGCCCTGCGTTTCCCCGAAAACCTGGCTCCCACAAGCCTGCAGCTCTCGCATCCCCACTCCAGCTGGATCGACGTGTTTCCCTTTCCGGAGATGAGGGACAACCTGATTCGGTACGAAGGCTACTTTAGCCATGCCGAGTTTCTGACCGACCTGCTCGGAAATCTCATTAGCTGCATGGATGGTGCCTGTGACTTGCCCCGAAAGTGGACAAATGCGCTGCCGGGATCCAAGAACGGTGATGATGCTCCTGACCGCCGGGGGGTTGATTCTGTGGGGGGGAGCCGTATCAGAGGGAGAGCTGGGAGGTGA
- a CDS encoding uncharacterized protein (EggNog:ENOG41), whose protein sequence is MSRYAEAHVSPQGPGDARPTALQVVQDEGMTDKLKGKVIVITGVSSGIGIETVRALSTTGASFYLTGRDLTKAKDALGDIFEPSRMKLVEMDQTSLKSVRAAAETILAGTDKISILVNNAGIMAIPDLQLTQDGHEMQFGVNHLSHFLFFQLLKPALLAGSTPEFASRVVNVASSSHRLCGILASDNYNFQKGGYDRWVSYAQSKTANVYMANQIERLYGARGLHGLSLHPGYIATGLMRYVSEEDTKAMVASISPEILQGRKSPEQGAATQVWAAIGKEWEGKGGKYLADVAVAKPGPDDHDMTSALTAGHTYNAEEEARLWKDSLKIVGLEDVE, encoded by the coding sequence ATGTCTCGCTACGCCGAAGCTCACGTCTCCCCACAAGGCCCTGGTGATGCCAGACCAACCGCCCTCCAGGTCGTCCAGGACGAAGGAATGACcgacaagctcaagggcaaagtcatcgtcatcaccggTGTCTCATCCGGCATTGGCATCGAGACCGTCCGCGCCCTGTCCACCACAGGAGCCTCCTTCTACCTCACCGGCAGAGATCtcaccaaagccaaagatgcgCTTGGAGACATCTTTGAGCCCTCCCGCATGAAACTCGTCGAGATGGACCAGACCTCACTCAAGAGCGTCCGAGCTGCGGCAGAGACCATCTTGGCAGGTACTGACAAGATTAGCATCCTCGTTAACAATGctggcatcatggccattcCCGACTTGCAGCTCACGCAAGATGGCCACGAAATGCAATTCGGCGTCAACCACCTCtctcattttctcttcttccagcttctcaaGCCTGCTCTCCTCGCTGGTAGCACTCCTGAATTTGCCTCCCGCGTGGTCAatgttgcttcttcttctcaccgTTTGTGCGGTATCCTCGCCTCGGACAATTACAACTTCCAAAAGGGCGGTTACGACAGATGGGTTTCCTACGCCCAGTCCAAGACGGCAAACGTCTACATGGCCAATCAAATTGAGCGTCTGTATGGCGCTCGCGGCCTTCACGGGCTGAGTCTTCATCCCGGATACATCGCCACTGGTCTGATGCGGTACGTTTCCGAAGAGGATACCAAGGCCATGGTGGCGTCGATTAGTCCCGAGATTCTTCAGGGGAGGAAGAGCCCTGAACAAGGTGCTGCGACGCAGGTGTGGGCTGCGATTGGTAAGGAATGGGAGGGCAAGGGGGGAAAGTATCTGGCGGATGTTGCGGTGGCGAAGCCTGGACCGGATGATCATGATATGACGAGCGCGTTGACTGCGGGTCATACGTATAatgcggaggaggaggctagGCTTTGGAAGGACTCGCTGAAGATTGTTGGGTTGGAAGATGTTGAGTAG